The proteins below come from a single Piscinibacter gummiphilus genomic window:
- a CDS encoding response regulator: MTVPAEGEDKVNILVVDDLPEKLLVFRTVLEELGQELVFVRSGREALREVLQREFAVILLDVNMPDIDGFETATLIRQYKRSVDTPIIFITSYADEMQTERGYALGAVDYILSPVVPHILRSKVRVFVRLFAMQRQLRRQADARAAVAAAEAAREAAEDSDRRSAFLASASHVLNSSLQAAVSRRDLARLLVPTLATTAVVVGSDDVDSQPEVVLASDGSVRELPWSSLDGSVRVALRRAIKDRTRVNLDEMLLTALEEAVQEPSTGSFEPRSSRRWQRAAALPLINGDRLLGALFVASDGREHLVDWRVLDDLAARAAAALENATLYGSLQSEIVERRAAEMELQEAGRRKDEFLAMLSHELRNPLAPVRTALEVIRRVAPPDPKLNRACEIMVRQVQQMTRLIDELLDVARISQGKIVLTREKVDLNAVIAHSVETAQPLVDSRGQTLLVQPLAEPVWLQGDFARLAQVLSNLLNNASKYSERGTTVRLHASLDGSGAVIRVRDEGIGIDAQLLPRIFDLFTQGARGLDRAQGGLGVGLTLARRLAEMHGGRLEAASEGVGKGSEFTLRLPCVGLIASGDATPAPAEQPPPPACRVLVVDDNRDAAQSVASFFELSGHEVRTAADGGEALVAAELFSPEVVVLDIGLPVLDGYEVARRLRQTPVGKAALLLALTGYGQREDRQNAEAAGFDHHFVKPADPMVLLNCIDGWLRDRAVPASERSSA; the protein is encoded by the coding sequence ATGACGGTGCCGGCGGAGGGCGAAGACAAGGTCAACATCCTTGTCGTCGACGACCTGCCCGAGAAGCTGCTGGTGTTCCGCACCGTGCTCGAAGAGCTGGGGCAGGAGCTCGTCTTCGTGCGCTCCGGGCGCGAGGCCCTGCGTGAGGTGCTGCAGCGCGAGTTCGCGGTGATCCTGCTCGACGTCAACATGCCCGACATCGACGGCTTCGAGACGGCCACGCTCATCCGCCAGTACAAGCGCTCGGTCGACACGCCGATCATCTTCATCACGTCCTATGCCGACGAGATGCAGACCGAGCGCGGCTATGCGCTCGGTGCGGTCGACTACATCCTCTCGCCGGTGGTGCCGCACATCCTGCGCAGCAAGGTGCGGGTCTTCGTGCGGCTCTTCGCCATGCAGCGCCAGCTGCGGCGGCAGGCCGATGCGCGGGCGGCCGTGGCTGCGGCCGAAGCCGCACGCGAGGCGGCCGAAGACAGCGACCGGCGCTCCGCGTTCCTTGCGAGTGCCAGCCACGTGCTCAACAGCTCGCTGCAGGCGGCCGTGAGCCGCCGCGACCTGGCGCGCCTGCTCGTGCCCACGCTCGCCACCACCGCTGTGGTGGTGGGCAGCGACGACGTCGACAGCCAGCCCGAGGTGGTGCTGGCGAGCGATGGATCGGTGCGCGAGTTGCCCTGGTCGTCGCTCGACGGCAGCGTGCGCGTGGCCCTGCGCCGCGCCATCAAGGACCGCACCCGCGTCAACCTCGACGAGATGCTGCTCACGGCACTGGAAGAAGCGGTGCAGGAACCCTCGACCGGCAGCTTCGAGCCGCGCAGCAGCCGGCGCTGGCAGCGTGCGGCGGCGCTGCCGCTCATCAACGGCGACCGGCTGCTGGGCGCGCTTTTCGTGGCCAGCGACGGCCGCGAGCACCTCGTCGATTGGCGCGTGCTCGACGACCTCGCCGCGCGGGCCGCGGCGGCGCTCGAGAACGCGACGCTCTACGGCAGCCTGCAAAGCGAGATCGTCGAGCGGCGTGCCGCCGAGATGGAGCTGCAGGAAGCCGGCCGCCGGAAAGACGAATTCCTCGCGATGCTCTCGCACGAGCTGCGCAACCCGCTCGCGCCGGTGCGCACCGCGTTGGAGGTGATCCGCCGCGTGGCGCCACCCGACCCCAAGCTCAACCGCGCCTGCGAGATCATGGTGCGCCAGGTGCAGCAGATGACGCGCCTGATCGACGAGCTGCTCGACGTGGCGCGCATCAGCCAGGGCAAGATCGTGCTCACCCGCGAGAAGGTCGACTTGAACGCGGTGATCGCGCACAGCGTCGAGACGGCGCAGCCGCTCGTCGATTCGCGCGGCCAGACGCTCCTGGTGCAGCCGCTGGCCGAGCCGGTGTGGCTGCAGGGCGACTTCGCGCGGCTGGCGCAGGTCCTGTCCAACCTGCTCAACAACGCCTCGAAGTACAGCGAGCGCGGCACCACGGTGAGGCTGCATGCGAGCCTCGACGGATCGGGGGCGGTGATCCGGGTGCGCGACGAAGGCATCGGCATCGACGCGCAGCTGCTGCCGCGCATCTTCGACCTCTTCACGCAGGGTGCGCGTGGCCTCGACCGCGCGCAGGGCGGCCTGGGCGTGGGCCTCACGCTCGCTCGCCGGCTGGCCGAGATGCACGGTGGCCGCCTGGAAGCGGCGAGTGAAGGCGTGGGCAAGGGCTCGGAGTTCACGCTTCGCCTGCCCTGCGTCGGATTGATCGCGAGTGGCGATGCCACGCCCGCGCCAGCCGAGCAGCCGCCGCCACCGGCCTGCCGCGTGCTGGTGGTCGACGACAACCGCGATGCGGCGCAGAGCGTGGCGAGCTTCTTCGAACTGAGCGGACACGAGGTGCGCACCGCGGCCGACGGTGGCGAAGCGCTGGTGGCGGCGGAGTTGTTCTCGCCCGAGGTGGTGGTGCTCGACATCGGGCTTCCGGTGCTCGACGGCTACGAGGTGGCACGCCGCCTGCGGCAGACACCCGTCGGCAAGGCCGCGTTGCTGCTTGCGCTCACCGGCTATGGGCAGCGCGAGGACCGGCAGAACGCCGAAGCCGCCGGCTTCGACCACCACTTCGTGAAGCCGGCCGACCCGATGGTGCTGCTCAATTGCATCGACGGCTGGCTGCGCGACCGGGCGGTTCCGGCGAGCGAACGCAGCAGCGCCTGA
- a CDS encoding GGDEF domain-containing protein, translating to MSELALGATPPTPAKPAQPDRRLGHHLNNQRLIMVSYLIDGVVLTAFHFAGTIGWAPVLAYTGCGLLISVVTYALIASGWTQRFRDTGIAVYQTIPAHALQLACMAWVPEVSFMFALLLFIVYCTLTLSLDPLRSVIGWAIAATCTAGVLAIVGTPLHMPSSNLPEQVISFVFFVITLWRCVLIGSFNRQMTSRLKARGRELAELTAKVDLLAHHDELTGVMNRRSLFTALHDELQRAERTKVQLCVAILDLDRFKLVNDQLGHLAGDRTLKIFASTLSQLTRKADRFGRYGGEEFLLVMTSTGLDTAETPIERMRAALTEADWSAVAPGFSATFSCGLAAWRPGETAEQLLQRADNALYRAKRDGRNCTRVD from the coding sequence ATGAGCGAACTCGCCTTAGGCGCCACGCCTCCCACCCCGGCCAAACCGGCCCAGCCCGACCGCCGGCTCGGCCACCACCTCAACAACCAGCGGCTCATCATGGTGAGCTACCTGATCGACGGCGTGGTGCTGACGGCCTTCCACTTCGCCGGCACGATCGGCTGGGCGCCGGTGCTGGCCTACACCGGCTGCGGGCTCCTGATCTCGGTGGTGACCTACGCCCTCATCGCCAGCGGCTGGACGCAACGCTTCCGCGACACCGGCATCGCCGTCTACCAGACCATCCCGGCGCACGCGCTGCAACTCGCCTGCATGGCCTGGGTGCCCGAGGTGAGCTTCATGTTCGCCCTGCTGCTCTTCATCGTGTATTGCACGCTCACGCTGTCGCTCGATCCGCTGCGGTCCGTGATCGGCTGGGCCATCGCCGCGACGTGCACGGCCGGCGTGCTCGCCATCGTGGGCACGCCGTTGCACATGCCCAGCAGCAACCTGCCCGAGCAGGTGATCAGCTTCGTCTTCTTCGTGATCACGCTCTGGCGCTGCGTGCTCATCGGCAGCTTCAACCGTCAGATGACGAGCCGCCTCAAGGCACGCGGGCGCGAGCTGGCCGAACTCACCGCCAAGGTCGACCTGCTGGCCCACCACGACGAACTCACCGGAGTGATGAACCGCCGCAGCCTCTTCACCGCGCTGCACGACGAGCTGCAGCGGGCCGAGCGCACCAAGGTGCAGCTCTGCGTGGCCATCCTCGACCTCGACCGCTTCAAGCTCGTGAACGACCAGCTCGGCCATCTGGCCGGCGACAGGACGCTCAAGATCTTCGCGAGCACCCTCTCGCAGCTCACCCGCAAGGCCGACCGCTTCGGCCGCTACGGCGGCGAGGAGTTCCTGCTGGTGATGACGAGCACCGGCCTCGACACCGCCGAAACCCCCATCGAGCGCATGCGCGCCGCGCTGACGGAGGCCGACTGGAGCGCGGTCGCCCCCGGCTTCTCGGCCACCTTCTCCTGCGGCCTGGCCGCCTGGCGCCCCGGCGAAACCGCAGAGCAGCTGCTGCAGCGCGCCGACAACGCGCTCTACCGCGCCAAGCGCGACGGGCGCAACTGCACCCGCGTCGACTGA
- a CDS encoding GGDEF domain-containing protein, with protein MSNAAMTAPPPAFEPRAEAEGDAHARTRRRVWMVECAVIGASYVLNGVLMSLFALGGTVHWSAGVCYGLPGVLLSATCVALIATGASERTSDPSFSKVQAYGNAALTLVGVALFPQLAFAYALSLFILMLTATYRMPKRQLHVMLAVVVLLFAALTFGQGQPLTVPDSTPLERWLSLLFFVVSLGRCVFLSVINTHNNRLLRERGIEMQAKLAEIERLAHHDELTGVLNRRRMMHFLGEELARHDRNGAQVSVALLDLDHFKAVNDTLGHLAGDEVLRRFAAAVQRHARNTDRFGRYGGEEFLVILNDATTDAALQAIERMRAAVATIDWSHLSPELRVTFSAGIATYNGNESVEVLLSRADLGLYEAKRCGRNCSRAL; from the coding sequence ATGTCGAACGCTGCCATGACCGCACCGCCCCCTGCCTTCGAGCCTCGCGCCGAAGCGGAGGGAGACGCTCACGCCCGCACCCGCCGGCGGGTGTGGATGGTGGAGTGCGCCGTCATCGGGGCGAGCTACGTCCTGAACGGCGTGCTGATGAGCCTCTTCGCGCTCGGCGGCACGGTGCACTGGAGTGCCGGCGTGTGCTACGGGCTGCCGGGGGTGCTGTTGTCGGCCACCTGCGTCGCGCTCATCGCCACCGGCGCCAGCGAGCGCACCTCGGACCCCAGCTTCTCCAAGGTGCAGGCCTACGGCAACGCCGCGCTCACGCTGGTCGGCGTGGCGCTCTTCCCCCAGCTCGCCTTCGCCTACGCGCTGTCGCTCTTCATCCTGATGCTCACGGCCACCTACCGCATGCCCAAGCGGCAGCTTCACGTGATGCTCGCGGTGGTGGTGCTGCTCTTCGCCGCGCTCACCTTCGGCCAGGGCCAGCCGCTCACCGTACCCGACAGCACGCCGCTGGAGCGCTGGCTGTCGCTGCTCTTCTTCGTGGTTTCGCTCGGGCGCTGCGTGTTCCTGAGCGTGATCAACACCCACAACAACCGCCTGCTGCGCGAGCGTGGCATCGAGATGCAGGCCAAGCTCGCCGAGATCGAGCGCCTGGCTCACCACGACGAGCTCACCGGCGTGCTCAACCGCCGCCGCATGATGCATTTCCTCGGCGAGGAACTGGCCCGCCACGACCGCAACGGTGCCCAGGTGAGCGTCGCCCTGCTCGACCTCGACCACTTCAAGGCGGTCAACGACACCCTCGGCCACCTGGCCGGCGACGAGGTGCTGCGCCGCTTCGCCGCCGCCGTGCAGCGCCATGCGCGCAACACCGACCGCTTCGGCCGTTACGGCGGCGAGGAGTTCCTCGTCATCCTGAACGACGCCACGACCGACGCCGCGCTGCAGGCCATCGAACGCATGCGCGCCGCCGTGGCCACCATCGACTGGAGCCACCTCTCGCCCGAGCTGCGCGTGACCTTCTCGGCCGGCATCGCCACCTACAACGGCAACGAGTCGGTGGAGGTGCTGCTCAGCCGCGCCGACCTCGGCCTGTACGAAGCCAAGCGCTGCGGCCGCAACTGCAGCCGAGCCCTGTGA
- a CDS encoding Spy/CpxP family protein refolding chaperone: protein MFQTRTQAATSSAAPLRGVRFVVLASLLAVGGAVALSAWAQPDGAAPPRHTMHHGMRGGEGGFGGHGLFMGSPERIDRGVDRYLKGVDATDAQRTQVKQIVRAAAADLTPIREAVRGLRTQGMQLFTAPVVDARAVEANRAQMLAQQDLASKRITQALLDISAVLSPEQRAKLAQQAQARHERMKEAMQQRSMQRRGAASAPAQ from the coding sequence ATGTTTCAGACCCGGACACAGGCGGCCACCTCGAGCGCCGCCCCGTTGCGCGGCGTGAGGTTCGTGGTGCTGGCGAGCTTGCTCGCGGTGGGCGGCGCGGTGGCGCTGTCGGCCTGGGCGCAGCCCGACGGCGCTGCCCCGCCCCGCCACACGATGCACCACGGCATGAGGGGTGGTGAGGGCGGCTTCGGCGGCCACGGCCTCTTCATGGGCTCGCCCGAGCGCATCGACCGTGGGGTCGACCGCTACCTGAAGGGTGTCGACGCGACCGACGCCCAGCGCACGCAGGTCAAGCAGATCGTGCGGGCTGCGGCAGCTGACCTGACGCCCATCCGCGAGGCCGTGCGCGGGCTGCGCACCCAGGGCATGCAGCTCTTCACCGCCCCGGTGGTCGACGCCCGTGCCGTGGAGGCCAACCGTGCCCAGATGCTGGCGCAGCAAGACCTTGCCAGCAAGCGCATCACCCAGGCCCTGCTCGACATCAGCGCAGTGCTCTCGCCGGAGCAGCGCGCCAAGCTGGCACAGCAGGCCCAGGCGCGCCACGAGCGCATGAAGGAAGCGATGCAACAGCGTTCGATGCAGCGCCGCGGCGCGGCCTCGGCCCCTGCGCAATGA
- a CDS encoding response regulator transcription factor — protein MSARLLMIDDDARLSAMVGDYLGGAGYKVEVAGSLAEGRERLAAEAFDALLLDLMLPDGDGLDLCRELRSEPRTRKLPLLMLTARGEPMDRIVGLELGADDYLPKPFEPRELLARVKALLRRAAPDDAADEVLRFGRLEIDLGARVARLEGRPCDLTSHQFDLLVVLAQSPGRVLSRDQIMDSLKGHPLEAFDRSIDVHISRIRAVIEDDPKAPKRVLTVRGAGYVFAKKQDAEE, from the coding sequence ATGAGTGCTCGCCTGTTGATGATCGATGACGATGCCCGCCTCTCGGCGATGGTGGGCGACTACCTGGGAGGCGCCGGCTACAAGGTCGAGGTGGCGGGCTCGCTGGCCGAAGGGCGCGAGCGCCTGGCCGCCGAGGCCTTCGATGCCCTGCTGCTTGACCTGATGCTGCCCGATGGCGACGGCCTCGACCTGTGCCGCGAGCTGCGCAGCGAGCCCCGCACTCGCAAGCTGCCGCTGCTCATGCTCACCGCGCGCGGCGAGCCGATGGACCGCATCGTCGGCCTGGAGCTCGGCGCCGACGACTACCTGCCCAAGCCCTTCGAGCCCCGCGAGTTGCTGGCCCGCGTGAAGGCGCTGCTGCGCCGCGCCGCGCCCGACGACGCGGCCGACGAAGTGCTGCGCTTCGGCCGGCTCGAGATCGACCTGGGCGCCCGCGTGGCCCGCCTCGAAGGCAGGCCGTGCGACCTGACGAGCCACCAGTTCGACCTGCTCGTGGTGCTGGCGCAAAGCCCGGGGCGTGTGCTCTCGCGCGACCAGATCATGGATTCGCTCAAGGGCCATCCGCTGGAGGCCTTCGACCGCTCGATCGACGTGCACATCTCGCGCATCCGCGCCGTGATCGAAGACGACCCCAAGGCGCCCAAGCGGGTGCTGACGGTGCGGGGTGCGGGGTACGTGTTCGCAAAGAAGCAGGACGCCGAAGAGTGA
- a CDS encoding HAMP domain-containing sensor histidine kinase, whose product MRTLTLRIYLTVVAVLLLFAFGSGWLFQRQVQRERQLTESAVSERMGAWGDLIQRALPAPEAPVNEQAAALAEWSQRLRLPLALDDRAGVRIATSESFQRRQAEGGGRLHAVPLDDGRTLWVLRQAPGARLRAIAGQGGGGGAKGDVLRPLPPPLLPFMPPTWQGFGPVVLLVLLFFAVAAGAWPAVRHLTRRLQALKKGVEQFGAGQLHHRVDVSGRDEVAAVAASFNLAAERIENLVRSHQSLLANASHELRSPLARMKMAVQMLDGASPEQSQRLKREIETNVGELDALVEEVLLASRLDAVQRVDKRDPVDLLALAAEEGSRVDAAVDGASATVTGDERLLRRALRNLLENARRYGGDDITVKVDSSGNQATVQVCDRGPGVPEAQRERIFEPFYRLPGHAEQAGGVGLGLSLVKQIAERHGGSVRCTGRDGGGSCFELVFPRA is encoded by the coding sequence GTGAGAACCCTCACGCTGCGCATCTACCTCACGGTGGTCGCGGTGCTGCTGCTGTTTGCCTTCGGCTCGGGCTGGCTGTTCCAGCGCCAGGTGCAGCGCGAACGGCAGCTCACCGAGTCGGCGGTGTCCGAGCGCATGGGCGCCTGGGGCGACCTGATCCAGCGTGCCTTGCCGGCGCCCGAGGCGCCCGTCAACGAGCAGGCGGCGGCGCTCGCGGAATGGTCGCAGCGCCTGCGCCTGCCTTTGGCGCTCGACGATCGGGCGGGGGTGCGCATTGCGACCTCCGAATCGTTCCAGCGCCGTCAGGCGGAGGGCGGTGGCCGGCTTCATGCCGTGCCGCTCGACGACGGCCGCACGCTGTGGGTGCTGCGCCAGGCGCCGGGCGCCCGCCTGCGCGCCATCGCCGGGCAAGGCGGTGGCGGCGGGGCGAAAGGCGACGTGCTGCGCCCGTTGCCGCCACCCTTGTTGCCGTTCATGCCGCCGACCTGGCAGGGCTTCGGGCCGGTGGTGCTGCTGGTGCTGCTCTTCTTCGCCGTGGCGGCAGGGGCGTGGCCGGCGGTGCGCCACCTCACGCGCCGCTTGCAGGCGTTGAAGAAGGGTGTGGAGCAGTTCGGCGCCGGCCAGTTGCACCACCGTGTCGACGTGAGCGGGCGCGACGAGGTGGCCGCCGTGGCGGCGAGCTTCAACCTCGCGGCCGAGCGCATCGAGAACCTGGTGCGCTCGCACCAGTCGCTGCTGGCCAATGCGAGCCATGAGCTGCGCTCGCCGCTTGCGCGCATGAAGATGGCGGTGCAGATGCTCGATGGCGCATCGCCCGAGCAGTCGCAGCGGCTCAAGCGTGAGATCGAGACCAACGTGGGCGAGCTCGATGCGCTGGTCGAGGAGGTGCTGCTCGCGAGCCGCCTCGATGCGGTGCAGCGTGTCGACAAGCGCGACCCGGTGGACCTGCTGGCCCTGGCGGCAGAAGAAGGCTCGCGTGTGGATGCGGCGGTGGATGGCGCCTCGGCCACCGTCACCGGCGACGAGCGCCTGCTCCGCCGTGCCCTGCGCAACCTGCTGGAAAACGCGCGCCGCTATGGCGGTGACGACATCACCGTCAAGGTCGACAGCAGCGGCAACCAGGCGACGGTGCAGGTGTGCGACCGCGGGCCCGGCGTGCCCGAGGCGCAGCGCGAGCGGATCTTCGAGCCCTTCTACCGATTGCCCGGCCACGCCGAGCAGGCGGGGGGCGTAGGCCTCGGCCTCAGCCTCGTGAAGCAGATCGCCGAGCGACACGGCGGCAGCGTGCGCTGCACGGGGCGTGACGGTGGCGGCAGCTGCTTCGAGCTCGTGTTCCCCCGAGCCTAG
- a CDS encoding MATE family efflux transporter: MTAAATTRLVDSARRIAPLAWPVFVGQVAVLAFSTVDTVMVARYSALDLAALAVGAAAYITIFVGFMGMVLAIGPIAGQLFGAQKTEAAGAQLHQAIWVALGLSALGSALLLMPAPFLYAAQAKPEVAEKVQAYLGYLALALPPSLIFQAFRGFNTAVSRPKVVMALQLGALALKVPLNALFIYGLPALHVPAMGAAGCGLASAIAMWAQLAIAWWVLRRDPFYAPFGLHVTRLDKPHWPSLKELLRLGIPMGLSILIEVTGFTFMAIFISRLGTTEVAGHQLAANLVSLMFMMPLGIANATTTLVAQSIGAGRHADAQRLGWHGLQIGAIVATVLGTTVYLLREPVLRAYTNNAVIVAAAMPLLAFVAIFHVADATQTVAAFVMRAYRVATAPMVIYAVALWGVGLGGGYVLAFNLTGLTPEPLLGAQGFWAASVTGLVLSGVGLCALMAWVLRHKTGR, translated from the coding sequence TTGACGGCAGCCGCGACCACGAGACTCGTCGACAGCGCACGGCGCATTGCACCGCTCGCCTGGCCGGTGTTCGTGGGGCAGGTCGCGGTGCTCGCCTTCAGCACCGTCGACACGGTGATGGTGGCCCGCTATTCGGCGCTCGACCTCGCGGCACTCGCGGTGGGCGCCGCTGCCTACATCACCATCTTCGTGGGCTTCATGGGCATGGTGCTCGCCATCGGCCCAATTGCCGGGCAGCTCTTCGGCGCACAGAAGACCGAAGCAGCCGGCGCGCAACTGCACCAGGCCATCTGGGTCGCGTTGGGTTTGTCGGCGTTGGGAAGCGCGCTGCTGCTGATGCCCGCGCCCTTCCTCTACGCCGCGCAGGCCAAGCCCGAGGTGGCCGAGAAGGTGCAGGCCTACCTCGGCTACCTGGCGCTCGCGCTGCCACCGTCGCTCATCTTCCAGGCCTTCCGCGGCTTCAACACCGCCGTCTCGCGGCCCAAGGTGGTGATGGCGCTGCAGCTCGGCGCGCTGGCGCTCAAGGTGCCGCTCAACGCACTCTTCATCTACGGCCTGCCGGCGCTGCACGTCCCCGCGATGGGGGCGGCCGGCTGCGGGCTCGCCAGCGCCATCGCGATGTGGGCGCAGCTCGCCATCGCCTGGTGGGTGCTGCGGCGCGACCCGTTCTATGCGCCCTTCGGCCTGCACGTCACGCGCCTCGACAAGCCGCACTGGCCAAGCCTCAAGGAGCTGCTGCGCCTGGGCATACCGATGGGCCTGTCGATCCTGATCGAAGTCACCGGCTTCACCTTCATGGCCATCTTCATCTCGCGCCTCGGCACCACCGAGGTGGCGGGGCACCAGCTCGCGGCCAACCTCGTCTCGCTGATGTTCATGATGCCGCTGGGCATCGCCAACGCCACCACCACGCTCGTGGCGCAGAGCATCGGAGCCGGGCGGCATGCCGATGCACAGCGCCTCGGCTGGCACGGCTTGCAGATCGGCGCGATCGTCGCCACGGTGCTCGGCACCACGGTGTACCTGCTGCGCGAGCCGGTGCTGCGGGCCTACACGAACAACGCGGTCATCGTGGCGGCCGCGATGCCGCTGCTGGCCTTCGTCGCCATCTTCCACGTGGCCGATGCCACGCAGACGGTGGCCGCGTTCGTGATGCGCGCCTACCGTGTGGCCACCGCGCCGATGGTGATCTATGCGGTGGCGCTGTGGGGCGTGGGGCTGGGCGGCGGCTACGTGCTGGCGTTCAACCTGACCGGCCTCACGCCCGAGCCGCTGCTCGGGGCGCAGGGCTTCTGGGCGGCGTCCGTCACCGGACTGGTGCTGTCAGGCGTCGGCCTGTGTGCGCTGATGGCCTGGGTGCTGCGCCACAAGACGGGTCGCTAG
- a CDS encoding DUF3717 domain-containing protein — translation MAGIHITDIESAINWWRERSPSPDGVTACKEVLALAEVYALMVYYHELECDEDSMPAKAHEAWLAWYASTPDAPCIAICSTSQGDDVCKGCGRTFDEVQNWTVMTPSEKRQTWRRITFEGTAWRFNRYSERAPDAQAAPTTEGAA, via the coding sequence ATGGCCGGCATCCACATCACCGACATCGAGTCCGCCATCAACTGGTGGCGCGAACGCTCGCCCTCGCCCGACGGCGTCACCGCCTGCAAGGAAGTGCTGGCGCTCGCCGAGGTGTACGCGCTGATGGTGTATTACCACGAGCTCGAGTGCGACGAAGACAGCATGCCGGCCAAGGCACACGAGGCGTGGCTCGCCTGGTACGCCAGCACGCCCGACGCGCCCTGCATCGCCATCTGCTCCACGAGCCAGGGCGACGACGTCTGCAAGGGCTGCGGCCGCACCTTCGACGAAGTGCAGAACTGGACCGTGATGACCCCGTCGGAGAAGCGCCAGACCTGGCGCCGCATCACCTTCGAAGGCACCGCCTGGCGCTTCAACCGCTACAGCGAACGCGCGCCCGACGCGCAAGCCGCCCCGACCACCGAGGGCGCTGCTTGA